One segment of Deinococcus misasensis DSM 22328 DNA contains the following:
- a CDS encoding ABC transporter substrate-binding protein — protein MNLKPLTLILALAAASTAHAEYTGPKVEITYLHGFTGPDRPIMEQLVKKFNEAHPNIEVKAQAQPWGTTWQQLAPLVASGRAPDVVVINEDQITGFVARGAVTPLTAADLKAGGINKASFYQPLWKTADYKGRSYGVPIHSVALAMYYNKDLMKKYGISKVPTNRAEFLAAAKACTVDKGGKNPGEAGFDPKNLQTWGNGVVNGWMGGTIAYSVLRQNGVNLVDKDLNAAFATPAGQEAIQFLVDQINKYQTSPANATEQSEINAFRQGKTCFNFNGVWMLEQYKGQDGLNFGIAPFPQLGTKMKAAWGGSSHLTLPKQRANYDKNKRLAALEFIGWMTQPAQNLFWTQAGGLPTQAKVASDKSYDNNPISGLFEGLPNVYATSGYPWVGQVRGAWDAAVEAAILGKKTVKDALEDGMNEANKQIDQARKTLQ, from the coding sequence ATGAACCTGAAACCCCTGACCCTGATTCTGGCCCTCGCTGCTGCATCCACCGCCCATGCTGAATACACCGGACCCAAAGTGGAAATCACCTACCTCCACGGCTTCACCGGACCGGACCGCCCGATCATGGAGCAACTGGTCAAGAAGTTCAACGAAGCCCACCCCAACATCGAAGTCAAAGCGCAAGCCCAGCCCTGGGGCACCACCTGGCAGCAACTTGCCCCTCTGGTGGCCTCTGGACGCGCCCCTGACGTGGTGGTCATCAACGAAGACCAGATCACCGGATTTGTGGCCCGTGGTGCCGTGACCCCCCTGACTGCAGCAGACCTCAAAGCAGGTGGCATCAACAAAGCCAGCTTCTACCAGCCGCTCTGGAAAACCGCCGATTACAAAGGACGCAGTTACGGGGTGCCCATCCACTCGGTTGCTCTGGCGATGTACTACAACAAAGACCTGATGAAGAAGTACGGCATCAGCAAAGTGCCCACCAACCGTGCAGAATTCCTTGCTGCTGCCAAAGCCTGCACCGTGGACAAAGGCGGCAAGAACCCCGGCGAAGCTGGATTTGACCCCAAAAACCTGCAAACCTGGGGCAACGGTGTGGTCAACGGCTGGATGGGTGGAACCATCGCCTACTCGGTGCTGCGCCAGAACGGTGTGAACCTTGTGGACAAAGACCTGAATGCCGCTTTTGCCACCCCTGCAGGTCAGGAAGCCATTCAGTTTCTGGTTGACCAGATCAACAAGTACCAGACTTCACCTGCCAACGCCACCGAGCAGAGCGAAATCAATGCCTTCCGTCAGGGCAAAACCTGCTTCAACTTCAACGGCGTGTGGATGCTCGAACAGTACAAAGGTCAGGATGGCCTGAACTTCGGGATTGCCCCCTTCCCCCAACTGGGCACCAAGATGAAAGCCGCATGGGGCGGAAGCAGCCACCTCACCCTGCCCAAACAGCGCGCCAACTACGACAAAAACAAGCGTCTGGCCGCTCTGGAATTCATCGGCTGGATGACCCAGCCCGCCCAGAACCTGTTCTGGACACAGGCCGGAGGTCTCCCCACACAGGCCAAAGTCGCCAGCGACAAGTCCTACGACAACAACCCCATCTCTGGACTGTTTGAAGGCTTGCCCAACGTGTACGCCACCTCTGGTTACCCCTGGGTCGGTCAGGTGCGCGGTGCATGGGATGCTGCTGTAGAGGCCGCCATCCTTGGCAAGAAAACCGTCAAAGACGCTCTGGAAGACGGCATGAACGAAGCCAACAAGCAAATCGATCAGGCCAGAAAAACCCTCCAGTAA
- a CDS encoding sugar ABC transporter permease encodes MSDMTSNTALPKKRSRKMTHNNTHPIVPWLYLLPHAIFFLGFIVFPVFYGLYISMHRWDPLLESQPFVGLEFYANLFKAGTPQSEFFWKTFVNTTLFTVISVPLLVGTSIGLAVLLFKPIFGRAFFRSIFFMPGILSVSVMGILWKWLFENQSGLVNIILTEYLKLPPIPFLTSEGWAWVPIVVGTVWWTIGFNMTLYLAAMNNIPKAIYEAAELDGATNWQQFRFITWPNLSATTLFVVVTTVLGSFQLFGQPQLITGGGPTRSTQSVIMYITEEAFSNNQFSSAAAMSFVFGVLMLVFTAFQFWLQTRDLRKGKK; translated from the coding sequence ATGAGTGACATGACCAGCAACACTGCACTTCCCAAAAAACGCAGCCGGAAAATGACCCACAACAACACCCATCCCATTGTGCCGTGGCTCTACCTGCTGCCCCATGCCATTTTCTTCCTCGGGTTCATTGTTTTCCCGGTCTTTTATGGACTGTACATCAGCATGCACCGCTGGGATCCCCTTTTGGAAAGCCAGCCCTTCGTGGGTCTGGAATTTTATGCCAACCTGTTCAAGGCTGGCACCCCACAAAGCGAGTTCTTCTGGAAGACCTTTGTGAACACCACCCTGTTCACGGTGATCAGTGTGCCCCTCTTGGTGGGCACCTCCATCGGACTGGCAGTGCTCCTGTTCAAACCCATTTTTGGCCGGGCTTTTTTCCGCTCCATCTTTTTCATGCCTGGCATCCTCTCGGTTTCGGTGATGGGGATCCTCTGGAAGTGGCTTTTTGAAAACCAGAGCGGTCTGGTGAACATCATCCTGACCGAGTACCTGAAACTGCCTCCCATTCCATTTCTGACCAGTGAAGGTTGGGCATGGGTGCCGATTGTGGTGGGCACCGTTTGGTGGACCATCGGTTTCAACATGACCCTGTACCTCGCCGCCATGAACAACATCCCCAAAGCCATCTACGAAGCTGCTGAACTGGATGGTGCCACCAACTGGCAGCAATTCCGTTTTATCACTTGGCCCAACCTGTCTGCGACCACCTTGTTCGTGGTGGTGACCACCGTGCTCGGGTCGTTCCAGTTGTTCGGGCAGCCTCAACTGATCACCGGAGGGGGACCCACCCGTTCCACCCAGAGTGTGATTATGTACATCACCGAGGAGGCTTTCTCCAACAACCAGTTTTCCAGTGCTGCCGCGATGTCCTTTGTGTTCGGGGTGCTGATGCTGGTGTTCACCGCTTTCCAGTTCTGGTTGCAGACCCGTGATCTGCGGAAAGGCAAAAAATGA